One Dreissena polymorpha isolate Duluth1 chromosome 9, UMN_Dpol_1.0, whole genome shotgun sequence genomic window carries:
- the LOC127846660 gene encoding acetylcholine receptor subunit beta-type acr-3-like has protein sequence MCFWIDEIMTWDPANHSNIQKVHFKEEEIWHPSLLLATPNKFTLAGGYRQRIKIQANGNAKWLPGEVWESSCRFNMKFWPFDKQTCEIEFINLDFSAEEVQLHHLLFNQDNFVPNSEWTLEGLSATTLTRLNLSVIRYSFKLKRESTFYVLTLILPITFLGISSVMVFLLPAESGERVGFSITLMLTMTTFLDIVSDVIPKTATPPSLMAVFVFLLVMFSIIVLILSILTLMIYHRSDDIKIHRNYITIFKLSSFAFCCKTKENRIGTSDEIRRDGVKIINIESAKKSELVADEQNLDAKEIKWPDISNALDTICFYTLTPFSILLTNVFLFYLSFASHY, from the coding sequence ATGTGTTTTTGGATTGACGAAATAATGACATGGGATCCAGCgaatcacagcaatatacaaaaGGTACATTTCAAAGAAGAGGAAATTTGGCACCCAAGTCTTTTGCTTGCAACACCAAATAAGTTTACATTGGCGGGAGGCTATCGACAACGAATAAAAATTCAAGCGAACGGCAACGCTAAATGGTTGCCAGGTGAAGTATGGGAAAGTTCATGTAGATTCAATATGAAGTTTTGGCCATTTGATAAACAGACTTGTGAAATAGAGTTTATAAACCTTGACTTTTCCGCTGAAGAGGTGCAGTtacatcatttattatttaaccaGGACAATTTTGTTCCCAATAGCGAATGGACACTGGAGGGACTTTCGGCAACGACCCTTACGAGACTGAATTTGAGTGTAATCAGATATTCGTTCAAGCTCAAACGAGAGTCAACGTTTTACGTCCTGACATTGATATTGCCGATAACGTTCCTTGGAATTTCCAGCGTAATGGTGTTTTTACTGCCCGCCGAGTCTGGAGAAAGAGTTGGATTTTCAATCACGCTTATGCTGACAATGACGACGTTTCTCGACATAGTTTCTGACGTAATTCCCAAAACAGCTACGCCACCATCACTTATGGCCGTGTTCGTTTTCCTACTTGTGATGTTCAGTATTATAGTACTAATACTTTCTATCTTAACCTTAATGATTTACCACAGATCTGATGACATTAAAATACACAGAAACTATATAACTATCTTTAAATTGTCTAGTTTTGCATTTTGttgtaaaacaaaagaaaatcgTATTGGGACAAGTGATGAAATTCGTAGGGATGgggttaaaataataaatattgagtCTGCAAAGAAAAGCGAGCTGGTGGCCGATGAACAAAACCTTGAtgcaaaagaaataaaatggCCTGACATCAGTAATGCATTGGACACCATATGCTTCTATACTCTAACTCCATTTTCAATTCTTTTGAcaaatgttttcttattttatttaagcTTTGCCTCTCATTATTAA